The Pantoea vagans genome includes a window with the following:
- a CDS encoding nucleoside recognition family protein codes for MNIITIIMSAGKASVDVALYTLIPIMVVMLFIMKYLEVKGVLDFVVRHSTPLLKPLGITGLALFALIQLNFVSFAAPLAALAIMEKRGTSDRHMAATLAMLFAMGQANAFYPLIPAGLNWSAALLISICGGVLAAAATYHCFGRKLSDAALLNEDEAVANNESKMGLIAIINSSGADAIRLALGSLPMLILSLSVVGILKESGGIEMLTRLVSPLLDKLNISEVYILPALTKCLAGGTAYYGVVAGLVEKGLYSAHNINASAGLLIQTFDLPGIGIFLGLSSRFPRLFRFAVPGIILGIALRGVAHAMLF; via the coding sequence ATGAATATCATCACTATTATTATGTCCGCGGGCAAAGCTTCCGTGGATGTTGCACTGTATACGCTTATTCCGATCATGGTGGTGATGTTATTCATCATGAAATATCTGGAAGTGAAAGGCGTACTGGATTTTGTCGTACGTCATTCCACGCCGTTATTAAAACCGTTAGGTATTACCGGGCTGGCATTATTTGCCTTAATTCAGCTTAATTTCGTCAGCTTCGCGGCACCGCTGGCGGCATTAGCGATTATGGAAAAACGCGGCACCTCGGATCGTCATATGGCGGCGACGCTAGCCATGCTGTTCGCCATGGGTCAGGCCAACGCCTTTTATCCGTTGATACCCGCAGGACTGAACTGGAGCGCGGCACTGCTGATCTCCATCTGTGGCGGTGTGCTGGCAGCAGCGGCGACCTATCACTGCTTTGGTCGCAAGCTCTCCGATGCCGCACTGTTGAATGAAGACGAAGCGGTCGCCAACAACGAAAGCAAAATGGGGCTGATTGCGATTATCAACAGCTCAGGCGCCGATGCCATCCGTCTGGCGCTGGGCTCGCTGCCGATGTTGATTCTCTCGCTGTCCGTGGTGGGCATTTTGAAAGAATCCGGCGGCATTGAAATGCTCACGCGTCTGGTCTCACCGCTGCTGGATAAACTCAACATCTCCGAAGTCTACATATTGCCCGCGCTGACCAAATGTCTGGCAGGGGGTACCGCCTACTACGGCGTGGTAGCGGGATTGGTGGAGAAAGGTCTGTACAGCGCCCACAACATCAATGCGTCGGCCGGTTTGCTGATTCAGACTTTTGACCTGCCCGGCATTGGCATCTTCCTTGGGCTATCGAGCCGTTTCCCTCGCCTGTTCCGCTTCGCGGTGCCGGGTATCATCCTCGGTATCGCACTGCGCGGTGTGGCGCACGCCATGCTGTTTTAA
- a CDS encoding FGGY-family carbohydrate kinase, whose translation MSNEKYLIGVDVGSASARAGVFDRAGNLLGHAKQRITTFRAHGNVVEQSANEIWQAVSHCIREAIATAAIDPATVAGIGFDATCSLVAIDDNGHPLPVSPQGDAERNIIVWMDHRATQQADAINATAHPVLDYVGGRISPEMEMPKLLWLKTHNPQTFQQAAHFFDLTDYLSWRATGDTARSSCTVTCKWNYLAHEQRWDADYFNVIGLPEFAQENFARIGQRIVEPGTPCGNGLTTQAAADFGLPVGTPIAAGLIDAHAGGVGTLGADGRPEEKLAYVFGTSSCTMTPTHEAAFVPGVWGPYYSAMVPGLWLSEGGQSAAGAAIDRLLEMHPAAVIAQQAADAAGLSLPVYLAEQARQNAPSDSETVRLVEGLHIVPEFAGNRAPFGDPYARAVICGLGMDNDVASLISLYIAGLCSLGYGLRQIIEAQTSKGIVTRSIVISGGAGQHPLVRQLLADSCQLPVQSTLCPEPVLLGSAILAATASGLYSDVTSAMQSMTTQENSWHPEPLVSALHHHRYDAFKLLQSTARNIRQQED comes from the coding sequence ATGAGCAACGAAAAATATCTGATTGGTGTGGATGTCGGTTCTGCCAGTGCCCGTGCCGGGGTGTTTGATCGGGCGGGCAATCTGTTGGGACATGCAAAACAGCGCATCACCACCTTCCGGGCGCACGGTAATGTGGTGGAGCAATCCGCCAATGAGATTTGGCAGGCGGTGAGCCACTGCATCCGTGAGGCCATCGCAACAGCCGCCATTGATCCCGCAACTGTAGCCGGTATCGGTTTTGACGCCACCTGTTCGCTGGTGGCGATCGATGACAATGGCCATCCGCTGCCCGTCAGCCCGCAGGGCGATGCCGAACGCAATATCATCGTGTGGATGGACCATCGCGCTACACAGCAGGCCGACGCCATCAATGCCACTGCACACCCGGTACTCGACTACGTTGGTGGCCGCATCTCGCCGGAAATGGAGATGCCAAAACTGCTGTGGCTGAAGACCCACAATCCGCAGACATTCCAGCAGGCGGCCCACTTCTTTGACCTCACCGACTACCTCAGTTGGCGCGCCACCGGCGATACGGCGCGCTCCTCCTGCACGGTGACCTGTAAATGGAACTATCTGGCGCATGAGCAGCGTTGGGATGCGGACTACTTCAATGTCATCGGGCTGCCGGAATTCGCGCAGGAAAACTTTGCCCGTATTGGGCAGCGCATCGTTGAACCGGGTACGCCTTGCGGTAATGGCTTGACCACGCAAGCCGCCGCCGATTTTGGTTTACCCGTGGGTACACCGATTGCCGCAGGCTTAATTGATGCCCATGCAGGCGGCGTGGGAACGCTGGGCGCGGATGGCCGACCGGAAGAGAAACTCGCTTACGTGTTTGGCACCTCATCCTGCACCATGACGCCGACCCACGAAGCAGCTTTTGTGCCCGGCGTGTGGGGGCCTTACTACTCAGCGATGGTGCCCGGCTTGTGGTTAAGCGAAGGAGGACAAAGCGCGGCGGGCGCGGCCATCGATCGCCTGCTGGAAATGCATCCTGCTGCGGTCATCGCGCAGCAGGCCGCTGATGCAGCGGGCCTCTCACTGCCGGTGTATCTCGCGGAGCAGGCCCGGCAAAACGCCCCCAGCGACTCAGAAACCGTGCGGCTGGTGGAAGGCCTGCATATCGTGCCGGAGTTCGCCGGCAATCGTGCCCCCTTTGGCGATCCTTATGCCCGCGCGGTGATTTGCGGTTTAGGCATGGATAATGATGTCGCGAGTCTCATCTCGCTGTATATCGCAGGCTTGTGCAGCCTTGGCTATGGCCTGCGGCAGATCATTGAAGCCCAAACCAGCAAAGGCATTGTCACCCGCTCAATCGTGATCAGCGGCGGTGCCGGGCAGCATCCGCTGGTGCGCCAACTGTTAGCCGACAGCTGCCAACTTCCGGTGCAATCGACCCTGTGCCCGGAACCGGTATTACTGGGCTCAGCGATTCTGGCCGCCACCGCCAGCGGACTGTATAGCGACGTTACCTCAGCGATGCAAAGCATGACCACCCAGGAAAATAGCTGGCATCCCGAACCATTAGTTTCGGCACTGCATCATCACCGATATGACGCATTTAAATTACTGCAAAGCACGGCGCGTAATATTCGCCAGCAGGAAGACTAA
- a CDS encoding SDR family oxidoreductase yields MNSNLFSMHNPLNGKVAAITGAASGIGLECSKVLLQAGAKVVLIDRDGDKLQQLVAELGPQALALQIDLMDGKQVDGILNDILKLAGRLDIFHANAGAYIGGPVAEGDPDIWDRVLKLNTSAAFRCVRSVLPHLIAQKSGDIIFTSSIAGVVPVVWEPIYTASKFAVQAFVHSTRRQVAQYGVRVGAVLPGPVVTALLDDWPQEKLDDALANGSLMQPIEVAESVLFMVTRSPGVTVRDIVILPNSVDL; encoded by the coding sequence ATGAACTCGAACCTCTTCTCCATGCATAACCCTCTCAACGGAAAAGTCGCCGCCATTACTGGCGCTGCCTCCGGAATCGGCCTTGAATGCAGTAAGGTATTGCTACAGGCCGGTGCGAAAGTCGTTCTCATCGATCGCGACGGCGACAAGTTGCAGCAGCTGGTGGCGGAGCTGGGCCCTCAGGCACTCGCGCTGCAGATTGACCTGATGGACGGCAAACAGGTTGACGGCATTCTCAATGACATTCTCAAGCTGGCGGGTCGTCTGGATATTTTCCACGCCAACGCAGGGGCCTATATCGGCGGGCCGGTGGCGGAAGGCGATCCCGATATCTGGGATCGTGTACTGAAACTCAACACCAGCGCCGCCTTCCGTTGTGTGCGTTCGGTGCTGCCGCATCTTATCGCCCAGAAATCGGGTGACATCATTTTCACCAGTTCCATTGCGGGCGTGGTGCCGGTGGTCTGGGAACCCATCTATACCGCATCGAAGTTCGCGGTGCAGGCCTTTGTGCATTCCACGCGTCGTCAGGTAGCGCAGTATGGCGTGCGAGTCGGCGCGGTGTTGCCCGGCCCGGTGGTCACTGCCCTGCTCGATGACTGGCCGCAAGAGAAGCTGGATGACGCACTAGCCAATGGCAGCCTGATGCAGCCCATTGAAGTCGCGGAATCGGTGCTGTTTATGGTGACGCGATCGCCTGGCGTGACCGTGCGCGATATCGTTATTCTCCCTAACAGTGTTGACCTGTAA
- a CDS encoding substrate-binding domain-containing protein → MTGIGKNKKTTIYDLAELTGVSASAVSAILSGNWKKRRISASTAEKVSRIAQEQGYALNRQASMLRTTRSKTIGMIVPKYDNRYFGSIVEKFEQMARDRGLFPVITCTQRDPDLELEAVQTMLSWQVDYMVVTGATDPDRITVLCQNASVPSLNLDLPGSLAPSIISDNFNGALSLTRTLLEKCPQALIFIGGRASDHNSKERLRGFLAAHQERQIAVPEENVLLCGYEPEKAQTALKSYFQQHPVRQFGLFVNSTISLEGVVQFLRAENLLTDDKHPVIGCFDWDPFVALLCKDITMVKQDVASMMDRVFSLIESGEQAIQVVEVPVLQI, encoded by the coding sequence GTGACGGGGATCGGCAAAAACAAGAAAACCACCATTTATGACCTGGCGGAACTCACAGGGGTTTCGGCAAGCGCGGTAAGCGCGATTTTGAGTGGTAACTGGAAGAAGCGGCGCATCAGTGCCAGTACTGCCGAGAAAGTGAGCCGGATTGCGCAAGAGCAGGGCTATGCGCTGAATCGGCAGGCCAGCATGCTGCGCACGACGCGCTCGAAAACCATCGGTATGATCGTGCCGAAATACGACAACCGTTATTTTGGCTCGATTGTGGAAAAGTTTGAGCAGATGGCGCGCGATCGCGGCCTGTTCCCGGTGATTACCTGTACGCAGCGCGATCCCGATTTAGAGCTGGAAGCCGTGCAAACCATGCTGTCCTGGCAAGTGGATTATATGGTGGTAACTGGCGCAACTGACCCGGATCGCATCACTGTACTGTGTCAGAACGCTTCCGTGCCTTCGCTCAATCTGGACCTACCCGGTTCGCTGGCTCCTTCCATTATTTCAGATAACTTCAATGGCGCACTGAGTCTGACGCGCACTTTGCTGGAGAAATGCCCGCAGGCGCTGATTTTTATCGGCGGACGCGCCAGTGACCACAACAGTAAAGAGCGTCTGCGCGGCTTTTTGGCGGCGCATCAGGAACGCCAAATTGCGGTGCCGGAAGAGAATGTGCTGCTGTGCGGTTATGAGCCAGAAAAAGCGCAAACCGCGTTGAAAAGTTACTTTCAGCAGCATCCTGTCCGGCAGTTCGGTCTGTTTGTAAACTCCACGATTTCGCTGGAAGGGGTGGTGCAGTTTCTGCGCGCGGAGAATCTGTTAACGGATGATAAGCATCCCGTCATCGGCTGCTTCGATTGGGACCCGTTTGTAGCGCTGCTGTGCAAAGACATCACCATGGTGAAACAGGATGTGGCAAGCATGATGGACAGGGTGTTTAGTCTGATTGAGAGCGGTGAGCAAGCGATTCAGGTGGTGGAAGTGCCGGTGCTGCAGATATAA
- the gorA gene encoding glutathione-disulfide reductase: protein MTRHFDYLAIGGGSGGIASINRAAMHGQKCALIEAKELGGTCVNVGCVPKKVMWHAAQIAEAIHLYGPDYGFDTTVNRFDWSTLVKNRSAYIDRIHTSYDNVLGKNNVEVIKGFARFVDANTVEVNGETLTADHILIATGGRPSHPQVPGAEYGIDSDGFFELDALPKRVAVVGAGYIAVELAGVVNALGAETHLFVRKHAPLRSFDPLIVDTLVEVMQAEGPTLHTESIPKAVIKNADGSLTLQLENGHEQTVDCLVWAIGREPATDNLNLSVTGVALNEKGYINVDKFQNTNVKGIYAVGDNTGAVELTPVAVAAGRRLSERLFNNKPDEHLDYSNVPTVVFTHPPIGTVGLTEPQAREQYGDDEVKVYKSSFTAMYTAVTQHRQPCRMKLVCVGPEEKIVGIHGIGNGMDEMLQGFAVALKMGATKKDFDNTVAIHPTAAEEFVTMR, encoded by the coding sequence ATGACCCGACATTTTGATTACCTCGCGATTGGCGGCGGCAGCGGCGGTATCGCCTCCATTAACCGTGCGGCGATGCATGGCCAGAAGTGCGCCTTGATCGAAGCGAAAGAATTGGGCGGTACCTGTGTCAACGTGGGCTGCGTCCCGAAAAAGGTGATGTGGCATGCGGCACAGATTGCTGAAGCCATCCACTTGTATGGCCCGGATTACGGTTTCGACACCACCGTAAACCGTTTTGACTGGTCTACGCTGGTGAAGAACCGCAGCGCCTATATCGATCGTATTCACACCTCATACGATAACGTGCTGGGTAAAAATAACGTTGAAGTGATCAAAGGCTTCGCGCGCTTTGTTGATGCCAACACCGTGGAAGTGAACGGTGAAACCCTCACCGCCGACCATATCCTGATTGCCACGGGCGGCCGTCCGAGCCACCCGCAAGTACCTGGCGCAGAATACGGTATCGATTCCGACGGCTTCTTTGAGCTGGATGCGCTGCCAAAACGCGTTGCAGTGGTCGGTGCTGGCTATATCGCGGTGGAACTGGCGGGCGTGGTCAACGCACTGGGGGCTGAAACCCACCTGTTTGTGCGCAAGCATGCGCCGCTGCGCAGCTTCGATCCGCTGATCGTCGATACGCTGGTGGAAGTGATGCAAGCCGAAGGCCCGACGCTGCACACCGAATCGATTCCAAAAGCGGTGATCAAAAATGCTGACGGCAGCCTGACGCTGCAACTGGAAAACGGCCATGAGCAAACCGTTGATTGCCTGGTGTGGGCGATTGGTCGCGAACCGGCCACCGATAACCTTAACCTCTCCGTGACCGGCGTTGCGCTGAACGAGAAAGGCTATATCAACGTGGATAAGTTCCAGAATACCAACGTGAAAGGCATCTATGCAGTGGGCGACAACACCGGTGCCGTCGAGCTGACACCGGTGGCGGTGGCTGCTGGCCGTCGTCTCTCTGAACGTCTGTTCAACAATAAGCCGGACGAGCATCTGGACTACAGCAACGTGCCGACCGTGGTGTTTACTCATCCGCCGATTGGTACTGTTGGCCTGACCGAGCCTCAGGCGCGCGAGCAGTATGGCGACGATGAGGTAAAAGTGTATAAATCCTCCTTCACCGCCATGTACACCGCCGTCACGCAGCATCGCCAGCCATGTCGTATGAAGCTGGTGTGCGTTGGACCGGAAGAGAAGATTGTCGGTATCCACGGTATCGGCAACGGTATGGATGAGATGCTGCAAGGCTTCGCCGTGGCGCTGAAAATGGGTGCCACCAAGAAGGACTTCGACAACACCGTGGCGATTCACCCGACGGCGGCGGAAGAGTTCGTTACCATGCGATAA
- the rnz gene encoding ribonuclease Z, with protein sequence MHLTFLGTGAGAPSLQRNVTAIALTLSKRGDTWLFDCGEATQHQFMRSALKPSKLAKIFITHLHGDHIFGLPGLLTSRSMAGLLEPMTIYGPQGIKQFIETALSLSGSYTSFPLEIIEIEAGEVLDDGEFRVTAYPMNHVVECYGYRIEQHDKPGFLDAPRLKAEGVPRGPWYQDLKQGKRIQLDDGREIDGAAYLGPATKGKVVAIFGDTGPTDVALQLAANADVMVHETTLEAALAEKANGRGHSTTVQAAEVARLAGVKRMIATHFSSRYVSSDRERLLAECQSVFMATELARDFAVFEI encoded by the coding sequence ATGCATCTCACTTTTCTTGGCACCGGCGCGGGTGCGCCGAGCCTGCAACGCAACGTCACCGCCATTGCGCTGACGCTGTCGAAACGCGGTGACACCTGGCTGTTCGACTGCGGTGAGGCGACACAGCATCAGTTTATGCGCTCCGCGCTTAAGCCCAGCAAGCTGGCAAAAATCTTCATTACCCACCTGCACGGTGACCACATTTTCGGTCTGCCGGGTTTGCTCACCAGCCGCTCAATGGCGGGATTGCTGGAGCCGATGACCATTTATGGTCCGCAAGGTATCAAACAGTTTATCGAGACGGCGCTCAGCCTGAGCGGCTCTTACACCAGCTTTCCGCTGGAGATAATCGAAATCGAAGCCGGTGAGGTATTGGATGACGGTGAATTCCGCGTCACCGCCTATCCGATGAATCATGTGGTGGAGTGTTATGGCTACCGCATCGAACAGCATGACAAGCCGGGTTTTCTGGATGCACCAAGGTTAAAAGCCGAGGGTGTGCCGCGTGGGCCGTGGTATCAGGATTTAAAACAGGGCAAACGTATTCAACTGGATGATGGACGTGAAATCGACGGTGCGGCGTATCTTGGGCCCGCCACCAAAGGCAAAGTGGTGGCGATTTTTGGTGATACCGGCCCTACCGATGTGGCACTGCAGTTGGCCGCCAACGCGGATGTGATGGTGCATGAAACCACGCTGGAAGCGGCATTGGCCGAGAAAGCCAATGGTCGCGGCCACTCCACCACGGTCCAGGCGGCCGAAGTGGCCAGGCTGGCGGGGGTGAAGCGCATGATCGCCACGCATTTCAGTTCGCGCTATGTGTCGAGTGATCGGGAGAGATTGCTGGCGGAGTGCCAGTCGGTGTTTATGGCTACCGAGCTGGCACGTGATTTCGCAGTATTCGAGATTTAA
- a CDS encoding CPBP family intramembrane glutamic endopeptidase has translation MWIILAGALTVLSPAKRLAVLLLLLATLMGLFQDVLNWPAIAILGAIALLAWIRVENPTNRVVLVICEALLVLIAGSLLLHLLPGFNNPRQIEELQVGPNSAPFSFYYNFDKALIPFVLLAALPTLFRTQKFPPAHKILWLLLLAAIPLLLYVAVMLGGLAIEPHWPEWLGSFMLANLFFVSLAEEAFFRGYLQQRLRQKIGGVAALLIASLLFGLAHFPGGMLLVIFATLAGLIYGLAWHWSGRVWVATGVHFLLNLTHLLFFTYPALQH, from the coding sequence ATGTGGATCATTCTGGCTGGTGCGCTTACGGTGCTGTCGCCTGCCAAACGTCTCGCCGTGCTGTTGCTGTTGCTGGCGACGTTGATGGGCCTGTTTCAGGATGTGCTCAACTGGCCAGCTATTGCCATATTGGGTGCTATTGCGTTGCTGGCGTGGATTCGGGTAGAGAACCCGACTAACCGCGTGGTGTTGGTCATCTGTGAAGCTTTACTGGTGCTAATCGCCGGCAGCCTGCTCCTGCACCTGCTGCCCGGCTTCAACAACCCGCGCCAGATCGAAGAGCTACAGGTTGGCCCCAACAGCGCGCCGTTCAGCTTCTACTACAACTTCGATAAAGCGCTGATTCCGTTTGTACTGCTGGCGGCGTTGCCGACGCTGTTCCGCACACAAAAGTTCCCCCCAGCGCACAAGATCCTCTGGCTGCTGCTGTTAGCGGCAATCCCGCTACTGCTGTATGTCGCCGTGATGTTGGGTGGACTGGCGATTGAGCCGCACTGGCCTGAATGGCTCGGCAGCTTTATGCTGGCGAACCTGTTTTTTGTCTCGCTGGCGGAGGAAGCCTTCTTCCGTGGCTATCTGCAACAGCGTCTGCGGCAGAAAATCGGTGGCGTGGCAGCACTATTAATCGCCTCACTGCTGTTTGGCCTGGCACACTTCCCCGGCGGCATGTTGCTGGTGATTTTCGCCACGCTGGCTGGCCTGATATATGGCCTGGCGTGGCACTGGAGCGGACGCGTGTGGGTCGCCACCGGCGTGCATTTTCTGCTGAACCTGACGCATCTGCTGTTCTTCACCTACCCCGCGTTACAGCATTAA
- a CDS encoding 23S rRNA (adenine(2030)-N(6))-methyltransferase RlmJ codes for MLSYRHSFHAGNHADVLKHTVESLILTALMEKEKPFLYLDTHAGAGRYQLSGEHAERTGEYLEGIARIWQQPDTPELLKPYLSAVRNLNPHGNLRYYPGSPLIARHLLREDDKLELTELHSSDYPLLRNEFSKDSRARVARGDGYQQLKAKLPPLSRRGLILIDPPYELKSDYQDVVKGIQEGYKRFATGVYALWYPVVLRQQIKHMIKDLEASNIRNILQIELAVRPDSDQRGMTASGMIVINPPWKLKAQMEELLPWLHQKLVPAGTGHYSVTQIVPE; via the coding sequence ATGCTCAGTTATCGCCACAGTTTTCATGCCGGCAACCACGCCGACGTGCTCAAACATACCGTTGAAAGCCTGATCCTCACCGCGTTGATGGAGAAGGAAAAACCGTTCCTGTATCTGGATACGCATGCCGGTGCCGGCCGTTACCAGTTGAGCGGAGAGCACGCCGAGCGTACCGGTGAATATCTGGAAGGCATTGCGCGCATCTGGCAGCAGCCGGACACGCCAGAGCTGTTGAAGCCCTATCTGTCGGCGGTGCGCAACCTCAACCCGCATGGCAACTTGCGTTACTATCCCGGCTCACCGCTGATCGCACGCCATCTGCTGCGTGAAGATGACAAGCTGGAACTGACCGAACTGCACTCCAGCGATTACCCGCTGCTGCGCAACGAATTCAGCAAAGACAGCCGTGCGCGGGTGGCACGTGGTGACGGCTATCAACAGTTGAAGGCCAAACTCCCGCCGCTGAGCCGTCGTGGTTTGATTCTGATTGACCCCCCGTATGAGCTGAAAAGTGATTATCAGGATGTGGTGAAAGGGATTCAGGAAGGCTACAAGCGTTTTGCCACCGGGGTGTATGCGCTGTGGTATCCGGTGGTGCTGCGCCAGCAGATCAAACACATGATCAAAGACCTGGAAGCCAGCAACATCCGCAACATTCTGCAGATTGAACTTGCGGTGCGCCCAGATAGCGATCAGCGCGGCATGACCGCCTCGGGCATGATTGTGATTAACCCGCCATGGAAGCTGAAAGCACAGATGGAAGAGCTGTTGCCTTGGCTGCATCAGAAGCTGGTGCCAGCAGGAACGGGCCATTACAGCGTGACGCAGATCGTACCCGAGTAA
- the prlC gene encoding oligopeptidase A: MTNPLLTPFSLPPFSAIKPEHVVPAVTEALNNCRAEVERVVAQGAPYTWDNLVQPLAEVDDRLGRIFSPVSHLNSVKNSPELREAYEQTLPLLSEYSTWVGQHEGLYQAYRDLKQGDSYAALDIAQKKAVDNALRDFELSGIGLDKEKQKRYGEIAARLSELGSTYSNNVLDATMGWNKLITDEADLAGMPESALAAAKAQAEAKEQEGWLLTLDIPSYLPVMTYCDNAALREEMYRAYSTRASEQGPNAGKWDNGPVMAEELALRHELAQLLGFDSFADKSLATKMAENPAQVIDFLTDLAKRARPQGEKELAQLRAFAKKEFGVDEMNPWDLTYYGEKQKQHLYTISDEQLRPYFPEERAVSGLFEVVKRIYGITAKERKDVDVYHPDVRFFDLFDESGELRGSFYLDLYAREHKRGGAWMDDCVGQMRKADGSLQKPVAYLTCNFNRPVQGKPALFTHDEVTTLFHEFGHGLHHMLTRIEAPGVSGISGVPWDAVELPSQFMENWCWEPDALAFISGHYETGEPLPKDLLDKMLAAKNYQAALFILRQLEFGLFDFRLHTEFNPEKGAQILETLREVKKQVAVVPSPEWGRFPHAFSHVFAGGYAAGYYSYLWADVLAADAYSRFEEEGIFNRQTGQSFLDNILTRGGSEEPMELFKRFRGREPQLDAMLEHYGIQG; this comes from the coding sequence ATGACCAATCCGTTACTCACCCCTTTTTCGCTTCCGCCGTTTTCTGCCATCAAACCTGAGCACGTGGTTCCCGCTGTCACTGAAGCGCTGAACAACTGCCGTGCCGAAGTGGAACGCGTGGTGGCGCAGGGTGCACCTTACACTTGGGATAATTTAGTGCAGCCACTGGCTGAAGTGGATGACCGCCTGGGCCGTATTTTCTCCCCGGTCAGTCACCTGAATTCGGTTAAAAACAGCCCGGAACTGCGTGAAGCCTACGAGCAGACGCTGCCGCTGCTGTCAGAATACAGCACCTGGGTAGGCCAGCATGAAGGCCTGTATCAGGCTTACCGTGATTTAAAACAGGGCGACAGCTATGCCGCACTGGATATCGCACAGAAGAAAGCCGTCGATAACGCGCTGCGTGATTTTGAGCTGTCTGGTATCGGCCTCGATAAAGAGAAGCAGAAGCGCTATGGCGAAATCGCGGCGCGTCTGTCTGAACTGGGTTCGACCTACAGCAACAACGTGCTCGACGCTACCATGGGCTGGAACAAGCTGATCACCGATGAAGCGGATCTGGCGGGGATGCCAGAGAGCGCGCTGGCGGCGGCAAAAGCGCAGGCCGAAGCTAAAGAGCAAGAAGGCTGGCTGCTGACGCTGGATATCCCGAGCTATCTGCCGGTAATGACCTACTGTGATAACGCTGCCCTGCGCGAAGAGATGTACCGTGCGTACTCGACGCGTGCGTCTGAGCAGGGGCCAAATGCCGGTAAGTGGGATAACGGCCCGGTGATGGCGGAAGAGTTGGCACTGCGTCACGAACTGGCACAACTGCTGGGCTTCGACTCCTTCGCGGATAAATCCCTTGCCACCAAAATGGCGGAAAACCCGGCACAGGTCATCGACTTCCTGACCGATCTCGCCAAGCGTGCGCGTCCTCAGGGCGAGAAAGAGTTAGCACAGCTGCGTGCCTTCGCCAAAAAAGAGTTTGGCGTTGATGAGATGAACCCGTGGGATCTCACCTACTACGGCGAGAAGCAGAAGCAGCATCTGTACACCATCAGCGATGAGCAGCTGCGCCCGTATTTCCCAGAAGAGCGTGCGGTCAGCGGCTTGTTCGAAGTGGTAAAACGCATTTATGGCATTACGGCGAAAGAGCGCAAAGACGTCGATGTTTACCATCCGGATGTGCGCTTCTTCGATCTGTTTGATGAAAGTGGTGAGCTGCGTGGCAGTTTCTACCTCGATCTCTACGCGCGTGAGCACAAACGTGGCGGCGCCTGGATGGATGATTGTGTCGGCCAGATGCGTAAAGCCGATGGCAGCCTGCAGAAGCCAGTGGCGTACCTCACCTGTAACTTCAATCGTCCGGTGCAGGGCAAACCGGCACTGTTCACCCACGATGAAGTGACCACGCTGTTCCACGAATTTGGTCACGGCCTGCACCATATGCTGACGCGCATCGAAGCGCCTGGCGTGTCGGGCATCAGCGGTGTGCCATGGGATGCGGTCGAACTGCCAAGCCAGTTTATGGAAAACTGGTGCTGGGAGCCGGACGCACTGGCGTTTATCTCCGGCCATTACGAAACCGGTGAGCCGCTGCCAAAAGATCTGCTGGATAAGATGCTGGCGGCGAAGAACTATCAGGCGGCGCTGTTTATCCTGCGTCAGCTGGAGTTCGGCCTGTTCGATTTCCGTCTGCACACTGAATTCAATCCAGAAAAAGGTGCGCAAATCCTCGAAACGCTGCGTGAAGTGAAGAAGCAGGTTGCCGTGGTGCCAAGCCCAGAGTGGGGCCGTTTCCCACACGCCTTCAGCCACGTCTTCGCGGGCGGTTATGCCGCCGGTTACTACAGCTATCTGTGGGCGGATGTGCTGGCGGCCGATGCTTACTCTCGTTTCGAAGAAGAGGGCATCTTCAACCGTCAAACCGGTCAGTCGTTCCTCGATAACATCCTGACGCGCGGCGGTTCAGAAGAGCCAATGGAGCTGTTCAAACGCTTCCGTGGCCGTGAACCGCAACTGGATGCGATGCTGGAACACTACGGAATTCAGGGATAA